The following proteins are encoded in a genomic region of Lactiplantibacillus plantarum:
- a CDS encoding YeiH family protein has product MKVKGILPGLVTSLVIAIISQGLAQFVPALGAATIAILLGIIGGNTFLKQPQLGRGTKFAESKLLEYSVMLLGATMTVQTIGKIGGFGVLFILCQMTITIVGALWLGRKLGFSQSVRMLMAGGNAVCGSSAIASIAPVIDADEDDKGTVITLVNLMGTVLMLTLPVLGMAVFGGSVILKGALIGGTLQSVGQVVAAASMINQTTVQFATIFKIMRIMMLVVVVLIFGRLHQRTIENELAEDAVVSGNGNGHWLPWYVAGFLILCALNSLISLPAIIGATAHTISSWFEIIALAAIGLRLNLVNFMKAGKRLALYGLGVGTIQVVSALILITLLLQH; this is encoded by the coding sequence ATGAAGGTCAAAGGGATTTTACCGGGGTTAGTGACCAGTCTGGTCATTGCAATTATTAGTCAAGGATTGGCGCAATTTGTGCCAGCGTTAGGTGCGGCTACTATCGCGATTCTATTAGGAATCATTGGTGGCAATACGTTTCTGAAACAACCGCAACTTGGTCGGGGGACTAAGTTCGCAGAAAGTAAGCTGTTGGAATATTCCGTGATGTTGCTCGGTGCGACGATGACGGTACAGACAATCGGCAAAATTGGTGGGTTCGGCGTGCTCTTTATTCTTTGCCAAATGACGATTACGATCGTTGGGGCTTTGTGGTTGGGGCGTAAGCTGGGTTTCAGCCAGTCGGTACGTATGCTGATGGCCGGCGGTAACGCCGTGTGTGGGTCGTCGGCGATTGCATCAATCGCCCCCGTTATTGACGCGGATGAAGATGATAAGGGGACTGTCATTACCTTAGTTAACTTGATGGGGACAGTGCTGATGTTAACGTTACCGGTCTTAGGAATGGCCGTGTTTGGTGGCAGTGTCATTCTTAAAGGGGCGTTGATTGGGGGAACTTTACAATCAGTTGGGCAGGTAGTGGCCGCAGCTAGTATGATTAATCAAACAACGGTTCAATTTGCAACGATTTTCAAAATTATGCGGATTATGATGCTAGTCGTCGTTGTTTTGATTTTTGGCCGGTTACACCAACGCACGATTGAAAATGAATTGGCTGAGGATGCTGTCGTCAGTGGTAATGGGAACGGTCATTGGTTACCATGGTACGTGGCCGGGTTCTTAATCTTATGTGCATTGAATAGCTTGATTTCGTTACCAGCAATTATTGGCGCAACGGCTCATACAATCAGTAGTTGGTTTGAAATCATTGCGTTAGCAGCTATCGGGTTACGTTTGAATCTTGTTAACTTTATGAAAGCTGGCAAGCGCTTAGCACTGTATGGTTTAGGCGTGGGGACGATTCAGGTCGTCAGCGCCTTGATTTTAATTACGTTATTACTGCAACATTAA
- a CDS encoding GNAT family N-acetyltransferase, protein MFMLTYQVTPAIELREPLPQSDAPALLALLTADRAQYQYYLPWVAKIQTVADEQRFLTFAQAQLQQAQALNLVIVVEQRVAGMVSCDHFDDNDHSANIGYWLGRPFQGRGVMTAAVRGVCDLGFNQYHRQCLRIRAAVDNQASNAVAQRAGFDFLIQHPGGQHLLDGDHDENVYQVSAVDWLAKRHK, encoded by the coding sequence ATGTTCATGCTAACTTATCAAGTCACACCAGCGATTGAATTGCGAGAACCGCTACCCCAAAGCGATGCGCCGGCATTACTAGCATTATTAACCGCTGATCGTGCGCAGTATCAGTATTATTTGCCATGGGTGGCTAAAATTCAAACGGTGGCGGATGAACAACGCTTTTTAACTTTTGCACAAGCTCAGTTACAACAAGCGCAAGCGCTCAACCTAGTCATTGTCGTTGAACAACGGGTTGCGGGAATGGTTAGCTGTGACCACTTCGATGATAACGACCACAGTGCCAACATCGGCTATTGGTTGGGACGACCATTTCAGGGACGCGGCGTCATGACGGCAGCCGTCCGTGGCGTTTGTGATTTGGGTTTTAATCAGTATCATCGGCAATGTTTGCGGATTCGTGCGGCGGTGGACAATCAGGCAAGCAATGCGGTGGCGCAACGGGCGGGCTTTGACTTTTTGATTCAGCATCCAGGTGGTCAGCACTTATTGGATGGCGATCATGATGAGAATGTGTATCAGGTTTCAGCGGTTGATTGGCTGGCGAAGCGCCACAAGTGA
- a CDS encoding DUF4811 domain-containing protein, translating into MIIVLLILATLVFAGTMIFSPAGRNRLIAIIISGLIIAASLIALVLNDNYHWGMHEVTRTQIQDLAPLKSKQAALRVQQLGTGSERVISYRVAAATKVSHTVTATTTTTKLTSGSPAQVQLKTTTWQFKNHLTHVLFSLGNTKTKIVQRQYLFTIPKTWQVVTVKN; encoded by the coding sequence ATGATCATTGTCTTACTAATTCTTGCAACCCTTGTCTTTGCTGGCACGATGATTTTTTCACCAGCAGGCCGCAACCGTCTCATTGCCATTATTATTAGTGGCCTGATTATTGCCGCTAGCCTCATCGCCCTCGTCCTAAACGACAATTACCATTGGGGCATGCACGAAGTCACCCGCACGCAAATTCAAGATTTAGCCCCGCTAAAATCCAAACAAGCGGCGTTGCGGGTCCAGCAACTCGGAACGGGGTCTGAACGCGTCATCAGTTACCGAGTTGCAGCCGCCACTAAAGTCAGTCACACGGTGACCGCAACCACCACAACAACTAAACTGACTAGCGGTTCACCCGCGCAGGTTCAACTAAAGACCACGACTTGGCAGTTTAAAAATCACCTGACACACGTGTTATTCAGCCTAGGAAATACCAAGACAAAAATTGTTCAACGCCAATATTTGTTTACAATTCCTAAGACGTGGCAAGTGGTGACAGTTAAAAATTAG